Proteins from a genomic interval of Spea bombifrons isolate aSpeBom1 chromosome 4, aSpeBom1.2.pri, whole genome shotgun sequence:
- the LOC128492878 gene encoding protocadherin gamma-B2-like → MDDITAWHLQKHKGVRWQVIFFLFLFWFCDSVSGELHYSIAEEMRKDTAIANIAKDLGLDAQQLSLRRPRIVSRVSEKYFYVSLENGNVYIKDRIDRESICARTGTCFLTFDVVVENPLSVFKVKLEIHDINDNSPMFFHETIKLEIIESTLPGTTFILQNAQDPDIGTNSVQTYKLNDNKYFSINEKTRSDGSKFPELVLEEPLDRETQNIHELILTAFDGGNPIRSGSALIKVIITDVNDNVPIFAQDVFKVTISEKIQINSIVAVISASDKDEGSNAEITYSFSELSESVFQTFNIHPTMGEVKTKAILDFEITRGFEISLQATDGGGFVAHSKLLIEITDENDNAPEISITSFSTPILEGTAPGTPIALIQVHDQDSGVNGEVDCHIMGDIPFDLLASSDSYYRIVTTSDMDREAISHYNITVVATDRGSPQLSTRHTIQLEILDVNDNAPVFIKSTYFAYVPENNLPGTTLYSIHASDIDYGDNSKVVYSISSTNTEGFPVSSFLSINIETGVIYAQRSFDYEQHKEFAIVITAKDNGSPSLSSNATLMIHIVDQNDNAPKILYPSVESGDSTVIEMVPFASRQGSLITKVVAIDADSGHNAWLSYHFIQIPEPSHFTINQHTGEIRTSRIFHEKDVLKHKIVVMVKDNGTPPLSATSTLNFIVGDSFQQVFPKLGNKLIDDSSNLHMYFIISLALITLLFILTVTLVIISKCKESKRSQAIDSLSTNIYSQVDPRMFSQHTNGTLPLPYAYNVCVALDSTENDFTFLKPNEDVPIDNLIDADDLGLGNTNVKESLGISSSAQVSFMND, encoded by the coding sequence ATGGATGACATAACAGCCTGGCATCTACAGAAACACAAAGGAGTCAGATGGCAagtaatatttttcttatttttgttttggttttgtgaTTCAGTTTCTGGAGAGCTTCATTATTCTATTGCTGAAGAAATGAGAAAAGACACTGCTATAGCCAATATTGCTAAAGACCTTGGTTTAGATGCTCAGCAACTTTCACTGAGAAGACCTCGCATTGTTTCGCGTGtgtcagaaaaatatttttatgtcagtttagaaaatggaaatgtatatattaaagataGAATTGATAGAGAATCAATCTGTGCAAGGACAGGGACCTGCTTTCTTACCTTCGATGTAGTGGTTGAAAATCCATTAAGTGTTTTCAAAGTGAAGCTTGAAATTCATGATATAAATGACAATTCCCCAATGTTTTTTCATGAAACCATCAAGTTGGAAATCATTGAATCTACATTACCAGgaacaacatttattttacaaaatgctcAGGATCCAGATATTGGAACTAATTCTGTACAAACATACAAGCTCAACGACAATAAGTATTTTTCAATCAATGAAAAGACCAGATCAGATGGCAGTAAATTTCCAGAACTTGTCTTAGAGGAACCTTTAGATCGtgaaacacaaaatattcaTGAATTAATTTTAACTGCTTTTGATGGCGGGAACCCCATTAGATCGGGAAGTGCTTTAATTAAGGTTATTATTACTGATGTAAATGATAATGTACCAATATTTGCACAAGATGTATTCAAAGTTACCATAAGTGAAAAAATTCAAATTAACTCTATAGTGGCTGTCATAAGTGCAAGTGACAAAGATGAAGGATCCAACGCGGAGATTACATATTCTTTTAGTGAACTCTCTGAAAGTGTTTTCCAAACATTTAATATCCATCCTACAATGGGAGAAGTTAAAACTAAAGCCATTTTGGATTTTGAAATTACAAGAGGCTTTGAAATATCTTTGCAAGCAACGGATGGAGGTGGCTTTGTAGCCCATTCCAAATTACTAATAGAaataacagatgaaaatgaCAATGCACCAGAGATATCCATTACCTCATTTTCAACTCCTATTCTTGAAGGCACTGCTCCTGGCACACCGATTGCCCTAATTCAAGTTCATGATCAAGATTCTGGAGTGAATGGAGAGGTTGACTGTCATATAATGGGGGACATACCCTTTGACCTATTGGCATCATCGGACAGTTATTATAGAATTGTTACAACAAGTGACATGGACAGAGAGGCCATTTCCCATTATAACATTACAGTTGTGGCCACAGACAGGGGCTCACCTCAACTGTCCACCAGGCATACTATTCAGTTAGAAATTTTGGATGTTAATGACAATGCCCCAGTTTTTATAAAATCAACATATTTTGCCTATGTACCAGAAAATAATTTGCCAGGCACCACTCTGTACAGCATACATGCTTCAGATATTGATTACGGAGACAATTCAAAAGTTGTTTATTCAATATCCAGCACAAATACAGAGGGATTTCCAGTATCATCATTTCTTTCCATTAATATAGAAACTGGAGTTATCTATGCTCAACGGTCATTTGATTATGAGCAGCACAAGGAATTTGCAATTGTAATAACTGCAAAAGACAATGGGTCTCCATCTCTGAGTAGCAATGCAACATTGATGATCCATATTGTTGATCAGAATGATAATGCACCAAAAATTCTGTACCCATCAGTAGAAAGTGGCGACTCAACTGTGATTGAAATGGTCCCCTTTGCCTCCAGGCAAGGTTCTCTAATAACAAAAGTGGTTGCGATTGATGCTGATTCTGGTCATAATGCCTGGCTTTCTTATCATTTCATACAAATACCTGAACCTTCTCACTTTACCATTAACCAACACACAGGGGAAATCAGAACATCACGTATCTTTCACGAAAAGGATGTTCTGAAACATAAAATAGTGGTCATGGTAAAGGACAATGGAACTCCTCCTCTTTCAGCAACTTCTACACTAAACTTTATTGTTGGAGATAGTTTTCAACAGGTATTTCCTAAACTTGGTAATAAATTAATTGATGACTCTTCCAATTTGcacatgtattttataatttccCTTGCTttgattactttattatttattttaactgttaCATTGGTCATTATATCAAAGTGTAAGGAGTCAAAACGATCTCAAGCCATTGATTCTCTaagcacaaatatatattcccaAGTAGATCCTAGGATGTTTTCACAACATACCAATGGGACTTTACCTCTGCCATATGCATACAACGTTTGTGTGGCTTTGGATTCCACTGAGAATGACTTTACTTTCCTGAAACCAAATGAAGATGTTCCCATAGACAATCTTATCGATGCTGATGATTTAGGGCTTGGAAATACAAACGTTAAAGAATCTTTGGGAATCAGCAGTTCTGCACAGGTAAGTTTCATGAATGATTAA
- the LOC128490208 gene encoding protocadherin gamma-B1-like, whose protein sequence is MKAQKAQMYKGIGWQVRQYFSLLWLWKSVFGQVHYSIVEESRKGSTVGNIASDLGLNVKELTFKRLRIDSHVAEEYFTINLENGELCSKEKIDRETLCASVSTCILTFDVVVENPLNVFHVAVEIQDINDNPPRFSHKIIELEISEVTSVGTCFVLQNAEDPDVGINSIRNYRLSRNQNFVLKEKNYTQENVFPELVLEKALDRETQNTYELILTAADGGNPIRTGTVFIKIYVTDFNDNFPEFSEEIYKANVKESTSVNSTILFVNATDKDEGFNADITYSIGNIPENGLHTFSIHPKTGEIKNKVHLDFEKTSNYEMSVQAKDGGGLVAHAKVLIQIIDENDNAPEISISSLSTPIPENSTPGTVVALIKVYDQDSGNNGDVDCKIIDLVPFKLVPSSSIYFTIITTTVLDRELVSQYNITIVATDRGVPALFTTKVILLSVSDINDNSPVFEKPQYIAYVSENNQPGASIYKVHALDLDAAENATLTYSILAENMDVFPVFSYLSINPTTGVLYAQRSFDYEEHKEFYIQVIAKDNGSPQLSNNASIKICVVDKNDNAPKILYPLSETEGSPSYEINYHFLALISIREK, encoded by the exons atgaaggcTCAAAAAGCACAGATGTACAAAGGAATTGGATGGCAAGTAAGACAGTATTTTTCTCTGCTTTGGCTATGGAAATCAGTATTTGGTCAGGTTCATTATTCCATTGTTGAAGAATCTAGAAAAGGTTCTACAGTAGGAAATATAGCAAGCGATCTAGGTCTAAATGTAAAGGAATTGACATTTAAAAGATTAAGAATTGATTCTCATGTCGCAGAAgaatattttactataaattTAGAAAATGGGGAGTTGTGCAGTAAAGAAAAGATAGACAGAGAGACATTATGTGCATCAGTGTCTACCTGCATTTTAACCTTTGATGTTGTGGTTGAAAAtcctttaaatgttttccatGTGGCAGTTGAAATTCAGGACATTAATGACAATCCACCAAGATTTTCTCATAAAATCATTGAATTGGAGATCAGTGAAGTCACTTCAGTtggaacatgttttgttttacaaaatgcaGAAGATCCTGATGTAGGAATTAACTCTATAAGGAATTACAGACTTAGTAGAAATCAGAATTTTGTGTTGAAAGAGAAGAATTATACtcaagaaaatgtttttccagAGCTTGTTTTGGAAAAAGCTCTAGATCGAGAGACACAAAACacttatgaattaatattaactgCAGCCGATGGAGGAAATCCCATTAGAACAGGTACTGTTTTCATTAAGATATATGTAACCGATTTTAATGATAATTTTCCAGAGTTTAGTGAAGAGATCTATAAAGCTAATGTAAAGGAAAGCACTTCAGTTAACTCAACAATACTTTTTGTAAATGCAACAGATAAAGATGAAGGTTTCAATGCTGATATTACTTATTCCATTGGAAATATTCCAGAAAATGGTTTGCATACTTTCAGTATCCATCCCAAAAcaggggaaataaaaaataaggtacATTTAGATTTTGAGAAAACAAGTAATTATGAAATGTCTGTACAGGCAAAGGATGGGGGTGGCCTAGTGGCGCATGCCAAAGTTCTTATACAGATAATAGATGAAAATGACAATGCCCCTGAGATATCTATTTCTTCATTGTCTACCCCTATTCCTGAGAATTCTACTCCTGGAACAGTAGTAGCCCTAATCAAAGTTTACGATCAAGATTCAGGAAACAATGGAGATGTTGATTGTAAAATTATAGACTTGGTACCTTTTAAATTGGTACCATCGTCCAGCATATACTTCACAATTATCACAACTACTGTATTAGACAGGGAATTAGTGTCACAATATAATATCACAATTGTAGCTACTGATAGAGGAGTCCCTGCACTTTTCACCACTAAGGTCATTTTATTGAGTGTATCAGATATAAACGACAATTCTCCCGTTTTTGAGAAACCTCAATATATTGCTTACGTTTCGGAAAATAATCAACCCGGAGCTTCTATATATAAAGTACATGCTTTGGATCTGGATGCTGCAGAAAATGCAACGCTGACCTATTCTATTCTCGCTGAAAATATGGATGTTTTCCCAGTCTTCTCCTACCTGTCCATTAACCCAACAACTGGGGTTCTCTATGCTCAAAGATCATTTGATTATGAGGAGCACAAGGAATTTTACATACAGGTCATTGCTAAAGACAATGGGTCTCCGCAGCTTAGCAACAATGCAAGCATTAAGATTTGTGTAGTAGATAAGAATGACAATGCTCCAAAAATACTTTACCCATTGTCAGAAACTGAAGGGTCACCTTCATATGAGATA AACTATCACTTTTTAGCATTAATCAGCATACGGGAGAAATAA